Proteins from a single region of Acidobacteriota bacterium:
- a CDS encoding LamG domain-containing protein, whose amino-acid sequence MRKFLWTIGILLIASLAVPVAQAQPYGGWIIVDQDSPGWIEVPHSNALNPGNAMTLEAWVFIGNTGNCVSIAGKGWTTSYWLGVCNGTLRSYVRGSASARTAGAVPTTQWTHIAVTYGGGFRRHYINGEIAGEWAEGGAVPPSNDPFMVARDADWFITPTGTLDEVRLWNRALTTAEIRANINQEKTSPEPGLVAVYGMNGADDSLGNFDGTLNGDTFFLTFPVALSCNPTTVNQLCLQDRFSVTGSWRKPDDETGPARVVTGLTTPESGILWFFAPTNWEVMVKVLDACPLVPSRYWVFTAGVTNVFYRLEVFDIRAGVNKIYFNYPGPPAPAVTDTNAFATCP is encoded by the coding sequence CCTCTGGACGATCGGAATCCTGCTCATCGCCAGCCTCGCGGTTCCCGTGGCCCAGGCTCAGCCCTACGGCGGCTGGATCATCGTCGACCAGGACTCGCCGGGATGGATCGAGGTTCCCCACAGCAACGCCCTGAATCCGGGCAACGCCATGACCCTGGAGGCCTGGGTCTTCATCGGGAACACCGGCAATTGCGTCAGCATTGCGGGCAAGGGCTGGACGACGAGCTACTGGCTCGGCGTCTGCAACGGCACCCTGCGAAGCTACGTCCGCGGCTCGGCCAGTGCTCGCACGGCCGGCGCCGTCCCGACGACCCAGTGGACTCACATCGCCGTCACCTACGGCGGCGGCTTCCGGCGCCACTACATCAACGGTGAGATCGCCGGCGAGTGGGCCGAAGGCGGCGCCGTTCCGCCCAGCAACGACCCCTTCATGGTGGCCCGTGACGCGGACTGGTTCATTACACCTACCGGCACTTTGGACGAAGTTCGCCTATGGAACCGGGCCCTCACCACCGCCGAGATCCGCGCCAACATCAACCAGGAGAAGACCTCCCCGGAGCCCGGCCTGGTGGCGGTCTACGGCATGAACGGCGCCGACGACAGCCTCGGCAACTTCGACGGCACCCTCAACGGCGACACCTTCTTCCTGACCTTCCCGGTAGCACTGTCCTGCAACCCCACCACCGTCAACCAGCTCTGTCTGCAGGACCGCTTCTCGGTCACCGGTAGCTGGCGCAAGCCCGATGACGAGACCGGGCCGGCCCGGGTGGTCACCGGCCTGACCACCCCGGAGTCGGGCATCTTGTGGTTCTTCGCTCCCACCAACTGGGAGGTGATGGTCAAGGTACTCGACGCCTGCCCGCTGGTGCCGAGTCGCTACTGGGTGTTCACGGCAGGAGTCACCAACGTCTTCTACCGCCTCGAGGTCTTCGACATTCGCGCCGGCGTCAACAAGATCTACTTCAACTACCCGGGGCCACCGGCCCCGGCGGTCACCGACACCAACGCCTTCGCCACCTGCCCCTAA
- a CDS encoding rhomboid family intramembrane serine protease: MLRAPLTTLLVMSIVAVFALELIFAFLGQGGLLRDLGANFGPLVAEGQLWRLVSSMFLHGGLFHLAVNGWALYQLGTLVELWMGKGRLLVVYVVTGVAGSIASVAWNLFGAEIPRPSVGASGAIFGLLGALIAFLVRRRDRLRPEAKSILRSLSFWAAINVFLGLTVPVIDNAAHLGGLFAGFALGWFLQARRRLRQPPPPPPDPQEVWTHPSSSSSTWS; encoded by the coding sequence ATGTTGCGAGCTCCTCTGACCACCCTTCTGGTGATGTCCATCGTGGCGGTGTTTGCCTTGGAGCTGATTTTCGCCTTCCTCGGCCAGGGTGGGCTGCTGCGCGATCTGGGGGCGAATTTCGGCCCGCTGGTCGCGGAAGGCCAGCTCTGGCGGCTGGTCAGCAGCATGTTCCTGCACGGTGGGCTTTTCCACCTGGCGGTGAACGGCTGGGCGCTCTATCAGCTCGGTACCCTGGTGGAGCTGTGGATGGGCAAGGGACGCCTGTTGGTGGTCTACGTGGTGACCGGCGTGGCGGGGTCGATCGCCAGTGTCGCCTGGAATCTCTTCGGGGCGGAGATTCCGCGGCCGAGTGTCGGGGCGTCGGGGGCGATTTTCGGCTTGCTCGGGGCGCTGATCGCGTTTCTGGTGCGGCGGCGGGATCGCTTGCGGCCGGAGGCGAAGTCGATTCTGCGCTCGCTCAGTTTTTGGGCCGCGATCAATGTCTTTCTCGGTTTGACGGTGCCGGTGATCGACAATGCGGCCCACCTCGGCGGCCTGTTCGCGGGTTTTGCACTCGGTTGGTTCCTGCAGGCGCGCCGCCGGCTGCGGCAGCCACCCCCGCCGCCTCCTGATCCGCAGGAGGTCTGGACGCACCCTTCGTCTTCTTCTTCGACCTGGTCTTAG